In Mycolicibacterium phocaicum, one DNA window encodes the following:
- a CDS encoding VG15 protein produces the protein MPLLADAQALQGVLVDLVALPIRDLVQLWRQYGDQAEFRAILEAALPQILAPYLQGAAMVTAQQYTEQLPESPFQAKPYGDIPVERIMGTIAWALNAPGSAPPLDRIAGAVKRMVFDASRQTALRNLEAEYGFEFSDGGTEELGTLWARYASATACGFCKVLATRGAVYTSKEAAEQVVGRGVDLTVADRRMIAAGQLTRPEARNRRSVYRNEKQAARQGAKVGDTRKSVGTLRGNQDRGDRYHDNCRCIAVAVRPGQVYDPPDYVQQWEKDYAEASRGTKGIGAIGRKMDAIAKDQNGGSGAQPGEEPTAKRFQKRDTERRQGHPGGPGGSPPPTVPPKGGKGYSDDDHERRLEWELDDAMRRRMKSADGSLDEVLARINALQQYRAANRITGRLDERFGKPFDAHERVVVDKLLAEGHNVTSIAVLRTGDTTPDMAVDGRVAEIKASISANIDNFGKRVADAYADQGAPAVFVNATRSGIARSDMEQVMQDIVSRGDSLYIRIIGSDYDSEFGRW, from the coding sequence TTGCCGCTACTGGCTGACGCCCAGGCGCTACAGGGGGTCCTGGTCGACCTGGTGGCCCTGCCGATCCGCGATCTGGTGCAGTTGTGGCGACAGTACGGTGATCAGGCGGAGTTTCGCGCCATCCTGGAGGCGGCGCTTCCGCAGATTCTGGCGCCGTACCTGCAGGGCGCGGCGATGGTGACGGCCCAGCAGTACACCGAGCAGCTCCCGGAGTCGCCGTTTCAGGCGAAGCCTTACGGCGACATTCCGGTCGAGCGGATCATGGGCACGATCGCGTGGGCGCTCAACGCGCCTGGCAGCGCACCACCGCTGGACCGGATCGCGGGAGCGGTCAAGCGGATGGTGTTCGATGCGTCCCGGCAGACGGCGCTGCGCAATCTGGAAGCCGAGTACGGGTTCGAGTTCAGCGACGGCGGCACTGAAGAGCTGGGCACGCTGTGGGCGCGGTACGCCTCGGCGACAGCGTGCGGATTCTGTAAGGTGCTGGCCACCCGCGGGGCCGTGTACACCTCGAAGGAGGCTGCCGAGCAGGTAGTGGGTCGCGGTGTCGATCTCACGGTGGCCGACCGACGGATGATCGCCGCCGGCCAGCTGACGCGGCCCGAAGCGCGCAACCGCAGGTCGGTGTACCGCAACGAAAAGCAGGCTGCACGGCAAGGCGCCAAGGTGGGGGATACCCGCAAGAGCGTTGGAACGCTGCGCGGTAATCAGGACCGCGGGGACCGGTATCACGACAACTGCAGGTGCATCGCTGTCGCGGTCCGGCCCGGCCAGGTCTACGACCCGCCGGATTACGTCCAGCAGTGGGAAAAGGACTACGCCGAGGCCAGCCGCGGCACCAAGGGGATCGGCGCCATCGGCCGCAAGATGGACGCGATCGCCAAGGACCAGAACGGCGGCAGCGGAGCACAGCCTGGCGAAGAGCCCACCGCGAAGCGCTTCCAGAAGCGCGACACGGAGCGAAGACAAGGGCATCCAGGCGGGCCCGGCGGATCGCCGCCGCCAACAGTGCCACCAAAGGGTGGCAAGGGATACTCCGACGACGACCACGAGCGTCGCTTGGAGTGGGAACTCGACGACGCCATGCGTCGGCGGATGAAGAGCGCAGACGGCTCACTCGACGAGGTACTGGCTCGTATCAACGCTCTGCAGCAGTATCGTGCAGCCAATCGCATTACCGGACGGCTCGATGAGCGGTTCGGTAAACCGTTCGACGCTCACGAACGCGTCGTCGTCGACAAACTGCTCGCCGAAGGCCACAACGTCACCTCCATCGCGGTGCTGCGGACGGGCGATACGACACCGGACATGGCGGTCGACGGCCGCGTGGCCGAAATCAAGGCATCGATCAGCGCCAACATCGATAACTTCGGCAAACGTGTCGCTGACGCCTACGCCGACCAGGGTGCACCTGCTGTGTTCGTCAACGCGACACGTTCTGGGATCGCACGGTCGGATATGGAGCAGGTAATGCAGGACATCGTTTCACGTGGGGATTCGTTGTATATTCGGATCATCGGCAGCGACTACGACAGCGAATTTGGAAGGTGGTGA